From the genome of Myxococcota bacterium, one region includes:
- a CDS encoding response regulator, with protein MGKGRVLAVDDQRYFRELLEGLLTEEGYDVQTASSAQEALDCLAADRFDVVVTDLVMPGVSGRDLVAQIKAQDPEQPIVVVTGVIDVKSAVDAMKGGATDYLLKPFDRDTLAACLEAILQKSQLQQERDRLLAENIEYMGERSLYERALALFSCLSLDTLAQRTLAALCDETGAQGGVLWAAEEGSGDFRMVAAQGLVRVDEERPVLADRELPSALSDPSVQSVRVDWHDPRGLPRPALVVAMRRAGALRAVIRLTDKLGGESFDEIDGACAERLIQLCSVAFANAERFARLERRTLQDPETRAYHLEYLQDVVRNEIEKANRFGRSFGLMKVAVEPVDGLRERLDANAFRHWHGTLIRYLGRLLRATDILATESDGQFLVMLAESDAIGAATFKQRTRVALEQGEPLAGVQADVRPEVYLGCVSYPGDASQLESLQRVLDARVDEERQGRSRESDLAIQPLAEALETLLASGKTEALGSAESLLSFAISETGRRPRERNLFFCHAGDTFTEALGEGLQLRRDCQSGTELVVLGNGPKTGVSDEGIVWVPSDRLPDCPAFAVLFGDSGSYVWVAAPEAEGDGVRLFHSSDRALAEELAFRMQRELDTPQLV; from the coding sequence ATGGGCAAGGGTCGGGTTCTCGCAGTCGACGACCAGCGCTACTTCCGCGAGCTCCTCGAGGGGCTGCTGACGGAAGAGGGGTACGACGTCCAGACGGCGTCGAGCGCCCAGGAGGCCCTCGACTGTCTCGCGGCGGACCGCTTCGACGTCGTGGTCACCGACCTCGTCATGCCCGGCGTTTCCGGCCGCGACCTCGTCGCTCAGATCAAGGCGCAGGATCCCGAGCAGCCCATCGTCGTCGTCACCGGTGTGATCGACGTGAAGAGCGCCGTCGACGCGATGAAGGGCGGCGCCACGGACTACCTGCTCAAGCCCTTCGATCGCGACACGCTCGCCGCCTGTCTCGAAGCGATTCTCCAGAAGTCCCAGCTCCAGCAGGAGCGCGATCGACTGCTGGCCGAGAACATCGAGTACATGGGCGAACGCTCGCTCTACGAGCGTGCGCTCGCCCTGTTCTCCTGTCTCTCGCTCGACACCCTGGCCCAACGCACCCTCGCCGCCCTCTGCGACGAGACCGGAGCGCAGGGCGGCGTGCTGTGGGCCGCCGAAGAAGGCTCGGGCGACTTCCGCATGGTCGCGGCCCAGGGCCTGGTCCGGGTCGACGAGGAGCGCCCCGTGCTCGCCGATCGAGAGCTGCCGAGCGCGCTCAGCGATCCGAGCGTCCAGTCGGTGCGGGTCGATTGGCACGACCCGCGTGGTCTGCCGCGGCCGGCCCTGGTGGTGGCGATGCGCCGCGCCGGCGCGCTGCGGGCGGTGATTCGTCTGACCGACAAGCTCGGTGGCGAGTCCTTCGACGAGATCGACGGCGCCTGCGCCGAGCGGCTGATCCAGCTCTGCAGCGTCGCCTTCGCCAACGCCGAGCGCTTCGCGCGGCTCGAGCGGCGGACGCTCCAGGACCCGGAGACCCGCGCGTATCACCTCGAGTACCTCCAGGACGTCGTCCGGAACGAGATCGAGAAGGCGAACCGCTTCGGGCGCAGCTTTGGCCTGATGAAGGTGGCGGTCGAGCCCGTGGACGGGCTGCGCGAGCGACTCGACGCCAACGCCTTCCGTCACTGGCACGGCACATTGATCCGCTATCTGGGCCGGTTGCTCCGCGCCACCGACATCCTCGCCACCGAGAGCGACGGGCAGTTCCTCGTGATGCTCGCCGAGAGCGACGCGATCGGCGCCGCCACCTTCAAGCAGCGGACCCGCGTCGCGCTGGAGCAGGGCGAGCCCCTCGCCGGGGTTCAGGCCGACGTGCGGCCCGAGGTGTACCTGGGCTGCGTCAGCTACCCGGGCGATGCGAGCCAGCTGGAATCCCTGCAGCGGGTCCTCGATGCCCGGGTCGATGAGGAGCGTCAGGGACGCAGCCGCGAATCCGACCTCGCGATCCAGCCCCTCGCCGAGGCGCTGGAGACACTCCTTGCCTCGGGCAAGACCGAGGCCCTGGGAAGCGCCGAGTCGCTGCTGTCGTTCGCCATCTCCGAGACCGGCCGGCGCCCCCGCGAGCGCAACCTGTTCTTCTGTCACGCCGGCGACACCTTCACCGAAGCGCTGGGCGAAGGCCTGCAGCTCCGCCGTGACTGCCAGAGCGGCACCGAGCTCGTGGTGCTCGGCAACGGACCGAAGACCGGCGTCTCCGACGAAGGCATCGTCTGGGTGCCGAGCGACCGTCTGCCGGATTGCCCGGCGTTCGCCGTGCTCTTTGGCGACAGCGGCTCCTACGTCTGGGTGGCCGCGCCGGAGGCCGAGGGAGACGGCGTCCGTCTCTTCCACTCGAGTGATCGCGCCCTTGCCGAGGAACTCGCCTTCCGAATGCAGCGCGAGCTGGATACGCCCCAGCTCGTCTAG
- the miaB gene encoding tRNA (N6-isopentenyl adenosine(37)-C2)-methylthiotransferase MiaB produces the protein MTQSMNPPRRFHLRTYGCQMNVHDSEKVANLLTHAGYRASDDADEADVLIVNTCSIREKAEHRLYTDLGRLRAWKEERAGRILGIAGCVAQQEGDSLLRRFRQIDFVYGTHNLRWVPELVAAAETGGRRAATEEDRSPDRFALPERHPDLAPTTPGRSFVTVMEGCDMFCTFCVVPNTRGREISRPAEAIASEVRVLVDQGVREVTLLGQTVNAYGRHDVRRGKAPQAGTESFTHLLERLSSIPGLERIRYTSPHPRFFDDDLIRAHATLPNLCPHVHLPLQSGSDAVLERMRRRYTADEYRAIVRDLRATRSDLVLTTDLIVGFPGETDADFEATLAVVEESAFVDAFSFKYSPRPETAAATLSDPVPPEVAQERLERLQSLQRGLTLAAHRARVGTETEVLVEGTSRRGGQWTGHDPYHRVVNLAVPADLELAPGDRLPVAVVEATPHSLIGEPCGPPRRFEGRMGLVPNPQCADEPRQSARV, from the coding sequence ATGACCCAGTCCATGAACCCGCCGCGCCGCTTCCATCTTCGCACCTACGGGTGCCAGATGAACGTCCACGACTCGGAGAAAGTGGCGAACCTGCTCACACACGCGGGCTATCGCGCCAGCGACGACGCCGATGAGGCGGATGTCCTGATCGTGAACACGTGTTCGATTCGCGAGAAGGCGGAGCACCGTCTCTACACCGACCTCGGTCGGCTCCGGGCGTGGAAGGAAGAGCGGGCCGGCCGCATCCTGGGAATCGCCGGGTGCGTCGCGCAACAAGAGGGCGACTCCCTGCTGCGTCGCTTCCGCCAGATCGACTTCGTCTACGGAACCCACAACCTGCGCTGGGTTCCCGAGCTGGTCGCTGCGGCCGAGACCGGGGGCCGTCGCGCGGCCACCGAGGAAGACCGGTCGCCGGATCGCTTCGCGCTCCCCGAGCGACACCCCGACCTCGCGCCGACGACACCCGGTCGCTCCTTCGTCACCGTGATGGAAGGCTGCGACATGTTCTGCACGTTTTGTGTGGTGCCGAACACCCGCGGCCGAGAGATCAGTCGGCCGGCGGAGGCGATCGCGTCGGAGGTGCGCGTCCTCGTCGATCAGGGAGTGCGCGAGGTGACCCTGCTCGGTCAGACCGTCAACGCCTACGGGCGCCACGACGTGCGTCGCGGCAAGGCCCCCCAGGCGGGCACCGAGAGCTTCACGCACTTGCTCGAGCGCTTGTCGTCGATCCCCGGGCTGGAGCGGATCCGCTACACGAGCCCCCACCCGCGCTTCTTCGACGACGATCTGATCCGTGCGCACGCGACGCTGCCGAATCTCTGCCCCCACGTGCACCTCCCGCTTCAGAGCGGATCGGACGCGGTGCTCGAACGCATGCGGCGGCGCTACACCGCCGACGAGTACCGCGCGATCGTGCGCGACCTGCGCGCGACCCGCTCGGACCTCGTGCTTACGACCGATCTCATCGTCGGCTTCCCCGGCGAGACCGACGCCGACTTCGAGGCCACGCTGGCGGTCGTCGAAGAGTCCGCGTTCGTCGACGCCTTCTCGTTCAAGTACTCGCCGCGCCCCGAGACCGCGGCCGCCACCCTGTCGGACCCGGTGCCCCCCGAGGTTGCTCAGGAGCGACTCGAGCGCCTCCAGTCCCTGCAGCGCGGCCTCACGTTGGCAGCCCATCGGGCGCGCGTCGGCACCGAGACCGAGGTGCTGGTGGAAGGCACCAGTCGGCGCGGAGGCCAGTGGACCGGGCACGATCCCTACCACCGAGTGGTAAATCTCGCAGTGCCAGCGGATCTCGAGCTCGCACCGGGCGACCGGCTGCCGGTGGCCGTGGTGGAGGCGACGCCCCATTCGCTGATCGGGGAGCCCTGCGGCCCGCCGCGGCGCTTCGAGGGCAGGATGGGCCTTGTGCCGAACCCGCAATGCGCCGATGAGCCCAGGCAGAGCGCGCGCGTCTAG
- a CDS encoding RtcB family protein — translation MGDRRAGDTEVRYEEFRAQQGVPIRAWTRGVHFEDAAQRQLLKVARLPFVHSHVAVMPDVHPGVGATVGSVLPTVGAIVPAAVGVDIGCGMVAQRLSLESHRLPDDLRALRSEIEAAVPHGSGRRAVGEWEDAPRHVGRAWRGLSDGYAQIVRDYPRVAHRRPVEQLGTLGGGNHFVEVCLDEEERVWVMLHSGSRGAGNRVGTHFTHLARREMERHQIRLPDKNLAYLREGSELFDAYLAALGWAQEYARINRELMLEAVLTVLRQALPPFRTDARAIDCHHNYVAREHHFGANVYVTRKGAVRAGKGDLGIIPGSMGARSYIVRGKGEPQSFESCSHGAGRVLSRGDARRRFSLADHRRATEGVECRTDRGVLDETPRAYKPIEAVMEAQRDLVEVVHALRQVICVKG, via the coding sequence ATGGGCGATCGAAGAGCAGGCGATACCGAAGTCCGATACGAGGAGTTCCGCGCCCAGCAGGGGGTTCCGATTCGCGCCTGGACGCGCGGCGTCCACTTCGAGGACGCCGCTCAGCGCCAGCTCCTGAAGGTCGCGCGGCTGCCGTTCGTGCACTCGCACGTGGCGGTCATGCCCGACGTGCATCCGGGCGTCGGGGCGACCGTGGGGTCGGTCCTGCCCACGGTCGGGGCCATCGTGCCCGCGGCCGTGGGCGTGGACATCGGCTGCGGCATGGTGGCCCAGCGTCTCAGTCTCGAGTCCCACCGGCTCCCCGACGACCTCCGAGCGCTGCGCAGCGAGATCGAAGCCGCGGTGCCCCACGGCAGCGGCCGGCGAGCGGTGGGGGAGTGGGAGGACGCGCCGCGCCACGTGGGGCGGGCGTGGCGCGGGCTCAGCGACGGCTACGCCCAGATCGTGCGCGACTACCCGCGCGTGGCCCACCGGAGACCCGTCGAGCAGCTCGGCACGCTCGGCGGGGGCAACCACTTCGTCGAGGTGTGTCTAGACGAGGAGGAGCGGGTCTGGGTGATGCTCCACAGCGGGAGCCGGGGCGCGGGCAATCGGGTCGGCACCCACTTCACCCACCTGGCCCGGCGCGAGATGGAGCGCCACCAGATCCGCCTGCCCGACAAGAACCTCGCGTATCTGCGCGAGGGATCGGAGCTCTTCGACGCCTACCTGGCCGCCTTGGGCTGGGCCCAGGAGTACGCCCGCATCAATCGCGAGCTGATGCTCGAGGCGGTGCTGACGGTCCTCCGACAGGCCCTTCCGCCGTTCCGGACGGACGCGCGTGCGATCGACTGTCATCACAACTACGTCGCCCGCGAGCATCACTTCGGCGCGAACGTCTACGTGACACGCAAGGGAGCCGTCCGGGCGGGGAAGGGCGACCTCGGCATCATCCCCGGCAGCATGGGGGCGCGCTCCTACATCGTGCGCGGAAAGGGCGAGCCGCAGAGCTTCGAGAGCTGCAGTCACGGGGCCGGGCGCGTGCTCTCTCGCGGCGACGCGCGACGACGTTTCAGTCTCGCGGATCACCGCCGCGCGACGGAGGGCGTCGAGTGCCGGACCGATCGCGGCGTCCTCGACGAAACGCCGCGGGCGTACAAGCCGATCGAGGCCGTCATGGAGGCCCAGCGCGACCTCGTCGAGGTCGTGCACGCGCTTCGTCAGGTGATTTGCGTCAAGGGGTAG
- a CDS encoding ribosome-binding factor A, whose protein sequence is MRVEDAASPEDALAAAAEDDPKCLPLCAQARRALEHAIGVECRDERLNQLHVMDVWPDPTTRRLRVWVVAPEPLAPEERENVIARLRAARGFLRVQLALAIHRKRTPELVFELLAAEPPEREAR, encoded by the coding sequence GTGCGCGTCGAAGACGCCGCGAGCCCCGAGGACGCTCTCGCCGCTGCCGCTGAAGACGATCCCAAGTGCCTGCCGCTCTGCGCCCAGGCGCGTCGCGCGCTGGAGCACGCGATCGGGGTCGAGTGTCGCGACGAGCGCTTGAACCAACTGCACGTGATGGATGTCTGGCCCGATCCGACGACCCGAAGGCTTCGCGTCTGGGTCGTCGCACCCGAGCCGCTGGCTCCCGAAGAACGCGAGAACGTGATCGCGCGGCTTCGGGCGGCGCGGGGCTTCCTGCGGGTCCAGCTCGCTCTGGCCATCCATCGCAAGCGAACGCCCGAGTTGGTGTTCGAGCTGCTGGCGGCGGAGCCGCCGGAACGGGAAGCGCGATGA
- a CDS encoding VWA domain-containing protein produces MQDRILEFTNILRKSGIRVSTAEALDAFSALDELSIDDREIFKDALRSTMVKRGEEVPTYDQLFDLFWSGFYDSLRESFGQAGGGLAEAGMDLDQLLAQIAQMLENMDGDLGDMSELARALLTQDLTQLENLIRQAAEQAGIDRIENFLQVGFFSRRTLEQLDMEGASDQLQDLANAMEQAGMSPEQLEALRNLIDALGEALRRSVRSFTERELQKQNHDYMEKFRRETLLEKSFYHLTEEEIRKMREVVERLAQRIKNVLSIRRRRLKKGKLDLRQTLRRNMSHGGTPFELVFKQRKKDRPKLVILTDVSSSVANVSRFMLQFVYSLQESFTKIRAFVFVAELGEVTPLFQEKDINDAIEEALEGGDVINVYTRSNFGYAFHHFWQNFLSSIDNKTTVLILGDARNNYNDSRAWCLREIHNKAKNVVWLNPENPSAWGFGDSVMDKYLPYTDVAEECRNLRQLSKVVDGLLL; encoded by the coding sequence GTGCAAGACCGCATCCTCGAGTTCACGAACATCCTCCGGAAGAGCGGGATCCGCGTCTCGACCGCAGAAGCGCTCGATGCGTTCTCGGCGCTGGACGAGCTCTCGATCGACGACCGCGAGATCTTCAAGGACGCGCTGCGCTCCACCATGGTGAAGCGGGGCGAAGAGGTCCCGACCTACGACCAGCTCTTCGACCTGTTCTGGTCCGGCTTCTACGACAGCCTCCGCGAGTCCTTCGGACAGGCCGGGGGTGGCCTGGCCGAAGCCGGCATGGACCTCGACCAGCTGCTGGCCCAGATCGCCCAGATGCTCGAGAACATGGACGGCGACCTCGGCGACATGTCCGAGCTCGCCCGGGCGCTGCTCACCCAGGACCTCACCCAACTCGAGAACCTGATCCGGCAAGCCGCCGAGCAGGCGGGGATCGACCGCATCGAGAACTTCCTGCAGGTCGGCTTCTTCAGCCGCCGCACCCTCGAGCAGCTCGACATGGAGGGGGCGAGCGACCAGCTCCAGGACCTGGCGAACGCCATGGAGCAGGCGGGGATGTCTCCCGAGCAGCTCGAAGCCCTGCGGAATCTGATCGACGCCCTCGGCGAGGCCCTGCGACGCAGCGTGCGCTCGTTCACCGAGCGCGAGCTCCAGAAGCAGAACCACGACTACATGGAGAAATTCCGGCGGGAGACCCTGCTGGAGAAGAGCTTCTACCACCTCACCGAGGAAGAGATCCGCAAGATGCGCGAGGTGGTCGAGCGCCTCGCCCAGCGGATCAAGAACGTGCTCTCGATCCGTCGCCGTCGCCTAAAGAAGGGGAAGCTGGATCTGCGCCAGACCCTGCGGCGCAACATGTCCCACGGCGGGACGCCCTTCGAGCTGGTGTTCAAGCAGCGCAAGAAGGACCGGCCGAAGCTCGTGATCCTGACCGACGTGTCGTCCTCGGTGGCGAACGTCTCGCGGTTCATGCTGCAGTTCGTCTACTCACTCCAGGAGTCGTTCACGAAGATCCGCGCCTTCGTGTTCGTGGCCGAGCTGGGCGAGGTGACGCCGCTCTTCCAGGAGAAGGACATCAACGACGCCATCGAGGAAGCCCTCGAGGGTGGCGACGTGATCAACGTCTACACGCGCTCGAACTTCGGATACGCGTTCCACCACTTCTGGCAGAACTTCCTGTCGTCCATCGACAACAAGACGACCGTGTTGATCCTGGGCGACGCTCGGAACAACTACAACGACTCGCGCGCCTGGTGCCTCCGCGAGATCCACAACAAGGCGAAGAACGTCGTCTGGCTGAATCCGGAGAACCCCAGCGCCTGGGGGTTCGGCGACAGCGTGATGGACAAGTACCTGCCGTACACCGATGTCGCCGAGGAGTGTCGCAACCTGCGGCAGCTCTCGAAGGTCGTGGACGGCCTGCTGCTCTAG
- a CDS encoding MoxR family ATPase → MFESVDQVLEKLEAQDYIGDKQIGTVVFLADKLEKPVLVEGPAGVGKTELAKVVAEATGRTLIRLQCYEGLDEAKALYEWEYSKQLLYTQILKEKFTEAMSGASSLRDAAERVGKEDSVFFSDNFIVPRPLMQAITSDEPVLLLIDEVDKADPEFEAFLLEVLSDFQVTVPELGTVEAKRKPLVFLTSNNAREMSDALKRRCLHLFIDFPSEELEKRILETKVPDAAGGLVEDLVGMMHRLRELDLKKTPSISETLDWARALLALNAQNLDEELVNQTFNVILKYEGDVRKAQAELDKLLQKKAGEARAAQPAAAPAPEPAATKKGALH, encoded by the coding sequence ATGTTCGAATCGGTTGATCAGGTCCTCGAGAAGCTGGAGGCCCAGGACTACATCGGGGACAAGCAGATCGGGACGGTCGTCTTCCTCGCCGACAAGCTGGAGAAGCCCGTCCTCGTCGAAGGTCCGGCGGGCGTCGGCAAGACGGAGCTCGCGAAGGTGGTGGCGGAAGCCACGGGCCGGACGCTGATCCGCTTGCAGTGCTACGAAGGTCTGGATGAGGCGAAGGCGCTGTACGAGTGGGAGTACTCGAAGCAGCTGCTCTACACCCAGATCCTCAAGGAGAAGTTCACCGAGGCGATGTCCGGAGCTTCTTCTCTCCGCGATGCGGCCGAGCGGGTCGGGAAGGAAGACAGCGTCTTCTTCTCGGACAACTTCATCGTACCTCGCCCCCTGATGCAGGCGATCACGTCCGACGAACCCGTGCTGCTCCTGATCGACGAGGTCGACAAGGCCGACCCCGAGTTCGAGGCGTTCCTGCTCGAGGTGCTCTCGGACTTCCAGGTCACGGTGCCGGAGCTCGGGACGGTCGAGGCGAAGCGCAAGCCGCTCGTGTTCCTCACCTCGAACAACGCGCGCGAGATGAGCGACGCGCTGAAGCGACGCTGCCTGCACCTGTTCATCGACTTCCCGAGCGAGGAGCTCGAGAAGCGCATCCTCGAGACCAAGGTGCCGGACGCGGCGGGCGGCCTCGTGGAAGACCTCGTGGGCATGATGCACCGCCTCCGCGAGCTCGACCTGAAGAAGACGCCGTCGATCAGCGAGACCCTCGATTGGGCCCGGGCGCTGTTGGCGCTCAACGCCCAGAATCTCGACGAGGAGCTGGTGAACCAGACCTTCAACGTGATCCTCAAGTACGAGGGCGACGTTCGGAAGGCCCAGGCCGAGCTCGACAAGCTCCTGCAGAAGAAGGCGGGCGAGGCGCGGGCGGCACAGCCCGCCGCAGCGCCGGCTCCCGAGCCGGCGGCCACGAAGAAAGGCGCCCTCCACTGA
- a CDS encoding bifunctional 3,4-dihydroxy-2-butanone-4-phosphate synthase/GTP cyclohydrolase II, with protein MTQDSSPASTQTPEEIRVAIASVDAAIADLKQGKFVILVDDADRENEGDLTIAAEKVTPEAINFMAKYGRGLICLSMTEQQLDQLQIGMMVPDWENTSGYGTAFTVSIEAREGVTTGISAADRAQTVLTAIAPDARPTDIARPGHIFPLRARTGGVLRRAGQTEGSVDLARMAGLNPSGVICEIMNDDGTMARMPDLIEFGKRHDIKIVTIADMIQYRLRKEKLVRRAAVSVMPTRAGGDFECIVYENEIDGIDHMALVKGDIDGDAPVLVRVHSECLTGDAFGSMRCDCGEQLHASLAMIEREGKGILLYMRQEGRGIGLKNKIRAYHLQDEEGLDTVQANERLGFPADMRDYGVGAQILVDLGVREMRMITNNPGKRAGIEGYGLSIVDRVPLEIEPNEKNLEYLRTKKEKMGHVLRLSR; from the coding sequence ATGACGCAAGATTCCAGCCCTGCCTCGACCCAGACCCCGGAGGAGATCCGGGTTGCCATCGCGTCGGTCGACGCAGCGATTGCGGATTTGAAGCAGGGAAAGTTCGTCATCCTCGTCGATGACGCCGATCGCGAGAACGAGGGCGACCTCACCATCGCGGCCGAAAAGGTCACTCCCGAGGCCATCAACTTCATGGCCAAGTACGGGCGCGGGCTGATCTGCCTCTCGATGACCGAGCAGCAGCTCGACCAGCTGCAGATCGGGATGATGGTGCCCGACTGGGAGAACACCTCGGGGTACGGCACCGCTTTCACCGTCTCGATCGAGGCGCGCGAGGGCGTGACCACGGGCATCTCGGCCGCCGACCGGGCGCAGACCGTGCTCACGGCCATCGCCCCCGACGCCCGGCCCACCGACATCGCGCGGCCGGGTCACATCTTCCCGCTGCGGGCCCGCACCGGCGGTGTGCTGCGCCGCGCCGGCCAGACCGAGGGGTCCGTCGATCTCGCGCGCATGGCGGGACTGAACCCGTCGGGCGTGATCTGCGAGATCATGAACGACGACGGCACCATGGCGCGCATGCCCGACTTGATCGAGTTCGGGAAGCGGCACGACATCAAGATCGTGACCATCGCCGACATGATCCAGTACCGCCTCCGTAAGGAGAAGCTGGTGCGTCGCGCGGCCGTGTCGGTGATGCCCACCCGCGCGGGCGGCGACTTCGAGTGCATCGTCTACGAGAACGAGATCGACGGCATCGATCACATGGCGCTGGTGAAGGGCGACATCGACGGGGATGCGCCCGTACTCGTCCGGGTCCACAGCGAGTGCCTGACCGGCGACGCCTTCGGCTCGATGCGCTGCGATTGCGGTGAGCAGCTCCATGCCTCCCTCGCGATGATCGAACGCGAGGGGAAGGGCATCCTGCTCTACATGCGCCAGGAGGGCCGCGGCATCGGCCTCAAGAACAAGATTCGCGCCTACCACCTGCAGGACGAGGAAGGCCTCGACACCGTGCAGGCGAACGAGCGCCTCGGTTTTCCCGCCGACATGCGCGACTACGGCGTCGGCGCCCAGATCCTGGTGGATCTCGGCGTGCGCGAGATGCGCATGATCACGAACAACCCGGGCAAGCGCGCCGGGATCGAAGGCTACGGCCTTTCCATCGTCGACCGGGTGCCCCTCGAGATCGAGCCCAACGAGAAGAATCTCGAGTACCTCCGCACCAAGAAAGAGAAGATGGGTCACGTCCTACGGCTCAGTCGCTGA
- the meaB gene encoding methylmalonyl Co-A mutase-associated GTPase MeaB yields MSDPQEVAGAIRAGDRRALAQTITLLESTRDDRAAEGQGVLDALVAHTGGSVRLGITGPPGVGKSTFIEALGLALIDKGLRVAVLAVDPSSPVTGGSILGDKTRMERLAQRGEAFIRPSPSGGSLGGVAQRTRESMLVCEAAGYDVVIVETVGIGQSEVTVAGMVDFFLVLLQPGSGDELQGIKKGVLELADGLVVNKADGAAEELAERARLEHERALGLLRSLSPNWRPPVVKVSSLTGAGVGDVWQMVLDQRAALTESGEADERRREQNRAWMWSLVQEGLQRAFRSHPGVAHRIAALEADVERQQTTPARAARTLLEVFRSDANADG; encoded by the coding sequence ATGAGCGATCCGCAGGAGGTGGCCGGGGCGATCCGCGCGGGCGACCGCCGGGCGCTGGCCCAGACGATCACGCTGCTCGAGAGCACGCGGGATGATCGCGCTGCCGAGGGGCAGGGCGTGCTCGACGCGCTGGTCGCGCACACCGGGGGGTCGGTGCGGCTCGGGATCACCGGTCCGCCCGGTGTCGGCAAGAGCACCTTCATCGAGGCCCTCGGCCTCGCCCTGATCGACAAGGGGCTGCGCGTCGCCGTGCTGGCCGTCGATCCCAGCAGTCCGGTGACGGGCGGCAGCATCCTGGGCGACAAGACGCGCATGGAGCGCCTGGCCCAGCGTGGCGAGGCGTTCATCCGGCCGTCGCCGTCGGGCGGCTCGCTGGGTGGCGTTGCCCAGCGCACCCGCGAATCGATGTTGGTGTGCGAAGCCGCCGGCTACGACGTCGTGATCGTGGAGACGGTCGGGATCGGCCAGTCCGAGGTCACCGTGGCAGGCATGGTCGACTTCTTCCTGGTGCTCTTGCAGCCGGGTTCGGGCGACGAGCTCCAGGGCATCAAGAAGGGGGTTCTCGAGCTCGCAGACGGCCTCGTCGTGAACAAGGCCGACGGTGCCGCCGAGGAGCTGGCCGAGCGTGCCCGGCTCGAGCACGAGCGCGCGCTGGGGCTGTTGCGCTCGCTCTCGCCGAACTGGCGCCCCCCGGTGGTGAAGGTCAGCAGCCTGACCGGCGCCGGCGTGGGGGACGTGTGGCAGATGGTCCTGGACCAGCGCGCGGCGCTCACCGAGAGCGGCGAGGCCGACGAGCGTCGCCGGGAGCAGAACCGGGCCTGGATGTGGAGCCTGGTCCAGGAGGGCCTCCAGCGTGCCTTCCGCAGCCACCCCGGGGTGGCACACCGGATCGCGGCCCTGGAAGCCGATGTGGAGCGTCAGCAGACGACCCCGGCCCGCGCCGCGCGCACTCTGCTGGAAGTGTTCCGCTCCGACGCGAACGCGGACGGCTGA